Within the Vibrio sp. DW001 genome, the region CAACTCTTTTATATGCTCGACATAGTTTCTACCGATGCATAACACCTTGGACGGTTTCACTTTTTTATCGCCTAACGCTACGGTATTCATCTGTTATGTTCCCTACTTATGAACAAGCATCAATCGTTCAACTTACTCAGTAACTTCTCGCATAATCGTTTCAGTTCTATCAACTCTTCAACGTCCATATTAAGTTTACAGACCATACCATTTGGCACTAAAAGCGCCTTCTTTCTCAATTCCAAACCTTGTTCAGTCACGTACAGCATGCGAACTCTTTCATCATCTAGACCTCGTTTTCTGCTGACTAACCCTTTACCTTCTAGCCGCTTTAAAAGCGGTGTCAAAGTGCCAGAATCAAGATGAAGTTTATTGCCCAGTTCCTTTACATTGATTCCATTGGTCTTCCACAACACCATCATCACAAGGTATTGAGAATAGGTGAGATCAATCTCCAACAAAAGAGGCCGATAAGCTCGAATTACGGCGTTAGCAGCGCTATATAAAGGGAAACAGACTTGATTATCCAATTCTAATGCTTTTTCATCTACGGTAAAACGACCCGATGTCATAATTCATCTCCGAACAATATTGTGCACAATATACTTGCATTTCAGTTTAACTTCGATTTATAATTGAGCACAACTTAATTGCGCGCAATTTAATTACAAGGTGACTTACTATGACAACTATATATAAAACTAAAGCAACAGCATTAGCGGGTCGTAACGGCAAAGTAGCAACAGACGATGGTTTGCTTGAAGTGAATTTAAGTTACCCGAAAGAAATGGGCGGTTCAGGTACGGCTACCAACCCTGAGCAACTATTTGCGGCGGGTTATTCTGCTTGTTTCTCGAATGCGATTCTTCATGTTGCTCGCGAAACTAAAGTTAGTATTGACCAAGCACCAGTAACTGCAGAAGTCGGTATTGGACCAAATGCAGAAGGCGGTTTCGCTCTCACTGTCAGCCTAGCTGCAACACTAGATTTGCCACAAGAAAATGCATTAGAGATAGTGCGCATGGCACATAAAATTTGTCCATACTCGAATGCAACTCGCGGTAACATTGATGTTGCTGTCACCATAAACGGTGAAGCCATTTAACCTGAACACTGGTCATACCAAGTTAAGTAAGTTTGTGACCAACTACGTTTCCAGGTGAGTATTATTTAGAAAGGAAACATCGAAATAGACCTCCACTGCCTATGACGATATTCGAGCCTGCTCCTAATGCGAGTAGGCTCTTTTTTTATCATCTATTGACCATGTTTAGGGGGTCGACACTTGGGTTATTGAATTAAAGATACTCGCAAAGATACGCCGTCGGCTCTTCTACTTTTACATCAAAAGATGCGTTACCAACGACTTCAAAAGCCTGCCCTGTGGTAAACGTCGTCCATTGTTCTTCGTCTGCACGCTTGATCATTAATGCCCCCTTCACTACCGTCATCTTTTCCGGTGCACCCGTGCCAAATGTATATTCACCCGAAGCCATAACACCAACACTGCTGTCTCCATCTTCCTGAGTAAAACCTAACGACTTAACACCACCGTCAAAGTAAGTATTTTCTTTGATCATTTTACATCCTTGTTGCTTCATTTATTGAACCCATATTTGTATAAGAATTTTCACCCATTCACAAGCAATATAACAAACCCCTCCGTATAAAGGATGGCGGTTTTTCTTAGACGATGCCGTCGGGAATTACGCAGAAATGACGATAAACTGAGGTTTAGTTAAGCGTTTTGCTGTTCCAATAATGGGATAAGTTCTTTCGCTAGTAACGGCTTGCTAAAATAATAACCTTGCGCGTACCTACACCCCCTTTGCACTAAAAAATCCGCCTGTTCGAGCGTCTCTACACCCTCGGCAATAACATTGAGTGACATCGCGTTTCCGAGTGCAATAATGGCATCGGTAATCGCTACATCGTGCTTATTTTCAGGAAGATTCATCACAAAAGAACGGTCAATTTTCAATGTATTGAGTGGAAGTTTTTGTAAATAACTTAACGAGGAGTATCCTGTACCAAAATCATCCATGGATAACTCTATTCCATGTGCGCGCAACGTTTCCAATTGCTTGACAGCGTTTTCTGCATTACTCATCATAAAACCCTCTGTCACTTCGAGTTCAAGATATTTTGCCTCTAAATCCGCTTCTTTAAGCACCGAAATGACCAATTCAGCAAAGTTGGAGCGCTGTAGTTGAGCTCCCGCGACATTGACAGCGATACGACCGAATTTGAAACCTTTATCACGCCATTCAATTGCCTGCTTGCAAGCTTCCTTTACGACACGCAATCCGATCTCTTGTATTAAACCGGTTTTTTCTGCAATAGGAATAAATTCGTCAGGTGATACTGAACCCAATTTTGGATCATGCCAACGTAGCAACGATTCAAAACCGATTAACCGACCTGTAATCATATCCAGTTGGGGTTGATACACCAGAAAGAACAGCTCATGATCAAGCGCATCATGGAGCGCAGCCTGAAGCTTTAGATGCGATTCCGACTGCTTCGTTAAGGCTTCCGTATAATAGGCATAGTTATTTCGACCTGTTTTCTTAGCCCTGTACATAGCGGCATCTGAGTTGCTCAATAGTAGGTCGCTATCCTCTCCATCTTGTGGATAAAGCGCGATCCCCATGCTACCGGTCAGTCGGATCGAGTCTGTCTTATCTAATTCAATCGGTTTATCAAATATAGACATGATTTTGGGGGCAATTATCGATATAGATTCCAGATCGGCGATAGCAGGGAGAAGCAAAACAAACTCATCGCCCCCTATTCGAGAAACGGTATCGACTTCGCGTAAAATACCTTTCAATCTAGAGGCTATTTCACACAATACTTCATCACCCACAAGATGACCGTAGCTGTCATTAACATGTTTAAAATGGTCTATATCAATGAAGATCGTCGCAAACAGTTCTTGGTTTCTTTTTGCGTGATATATTTCCTGCTTTATTTGATTGGTTAGCTTAGTACGATTAGGTAAATCGGTCAGTGGATCATGATACGCCATGTGTTGAAGGTCATTTTCTTGCTGTTTCTGTTGAGAAATATCTGAAAATACAGCGACATAATTACAGATATTTCTCTTATCATCATACACAACACTGATTGTCGAAAGTTCAGGGAAAATTTCACCATTCTTTCGCCTGTTCCATATTTCGCCTTTCCATTGACCTTCATTGAATAAATCCTTCCAAATCTCACGATAAAAACTTTTATCATGGCGACCCGATTTTAAAAACCTTGGATTACGCCCAATGGCCTCTAGCTCTTGATACCCTGTGATTTCGCAGAACGCTTTATTTACGTAGATAATCATGCCATCTCTATTGGAAATAATGACACCTTCAATAGAGTTTTCAAAAACCGTCGCGGCAATCAATAATTGATCTTCAATCGCTTTTCTATTGGTCACATTTCGTGTCATACCGATAATTCCAATCGTTTGACCTTGACCATCTAACATAGGCGCTTTAATCGTCTCTAACCACGTTTTACTTTGAGGGTTAACAGCATTGGCGCATTCTTCAACAACGGTCTGCTTCCCCGCAACAACAACCTCCTTGTCTGCAATCTCAAATTTTTCCGCTATCTCAGGATCGAATAGCTCGAGATCAGTTTTACCTATAATCTCAGATACAGGCTTACCCCACGCTTTACTCACTTCACGATTACAATGGGTATAAACACCTTCTAAATTTTTTACCCATAAATGATCGCTAAAACTATCGATAAAACTCTGAAATTCTGGTGTTGATTGATCATCAACAATACTGGTCAAATCAACCTGAAACTCTCTTTGATTCTCTCTATATGTATTGACGAGATCTTGCTCTATCTGACTCACAATCCCTTTCAATAAATCATAATGTTCTACTTGAATTGGCTTATCTTTACTGAAGGCCAATAACACACCAAAATGAGACATGCTTGACCACGTTATTGGCACGCCAACAGAGTAATTAAAGCCATCAATCAGGCAGGGTTTTGAATAAATCGCGTTATGGGATAACACAAGCTTAGAAAAAGCATCCACTTCCAATGTGTACTTTACGTAATCGATTGATTCTGAGGAATACACAATCGGCTGATATACATTGTGTTTAACTGTTGTGCACAGCACAAGCTCGTAACCTAATACGTTTTGATAACTAACGAGTACTCTTTGCCAGTTTTTGCGCGCCTCTACAGGGACGTCGATTTCTACCATGACCTACTTCTACGTATGTTTAATAATATAAACTCTGACACCACATACTAATTATAATAGTATCAGTATGAATATAAAGGAATGCTAACTGAAAGGAAGAAATAACCTCGCAATACGTTAACTAACAAGCAATTCAGGCGTATAAGCGACTAATTGACTACTACTTTAACTTAATTTTGGCGGCAATAGCGACAATACCAACCAAAATGACACCAGACAAAAGGCCAACGAGTCCATTAAAGACTATTGGTACCAGTGATTCTACAATACTGATATGAGGTAAATTAAATAATACTGGTTCTATCAAGTGATGGATGACTGGAATACTGTGGACAACGATCCCTCCCCCAACTAAAAACATAGCTGCCGTACCTATTATCGTTAATAAGTGCATCAATTTGGGTGCACCAGCAACCAAACCATTTCCTACTGAGACTAAAACACGGGAACGCTTGCGCTTTTGCATATAGAACCCGAGATCATCTATTTTCACGATACCTGCAACCAAGCCATAAACGCCAATCGTCATTAGAACAGCGATCGTACTCACTACTAAAATTTGAGTCAATATTGGCTGGCCTTGAACCGTACCCAGAGCAATCACTATAATCTCAGCTGACAGTATAAAATCGGTTCTAATTGCGCCATTTATCTTCTGTTTTTCATACTCTTCTAGTGACCCAACGCCGCTGGAAACGGGTGCGGAGTCTTCACTTTTTTGCTTCTTATGAAAAAATTTCTCGATTACTTTTTCTGCTCCCTCATAGCTAAGATATAAACCACCAACGAGAAGCAGTGGAGTAATTAGCCACGGAGCGATAACGCTGATAAGCAATGCGGCTGGAACTAAGATAAGTTTATTGCGAAACGATCCTTTAGCGACAGCCCAAACGACAGGAATCTCCCTTTCTGACGCGACACCAGAAACTTGCTGTGCATTAAGAGCAAGATCATCACCCAAGACGCCTGCCGTCTTTTTTGCCGCAACTTTAGATAACACAGCAATATCATCCAATACACTAGCGATATCATCCAGTAACGTTAATAGACTTGCACCAGCCATTTTTCATCCTTTGAATCCAAACCAAGAACAACAATTACAGCACATTTAGGCAAAACGATCCGATTAATATCTCTCTTCTTAACTCAATTCAGTTAACAGGAAAAAATCACTCCTCAAAAATAATATAATTGTTCATAGATCTGCTCATAAGCAAGCATTCTTATAATTAGCTGTGTAATAACTTCACGTTATGATAAATAGTCTGTTTTCGAATCCTTGTGTATACGTTTATACTGATTCAGATGATCGTTCTAAGGATGGATATGGGTAAGATAAGAAAATTAATAGGTTTAATCGAAAATCCAATGCGAAGTCGTATTGGCAAACGAATTACCCTAATTATGGTTCTAATAAGTAGCATGGTGACGCTAACCGCGACAACATTTCAGCTTGCATGGGATTATTCGCGAGAAGTCAATGAAGTAGAGAGTCGACACCAAGAAATTGAAACCATACATGTGCCTCTACTCGCCGCCTCTTTATGGGAATTTGACCTCAAACTTTTACAGCAAAAACTTGAAGGCCTGATCAATCTACCTCGAATCAATTACTTAGAAGTTCGCTCTGCCAACGAACTTTATTATGCTGGTGAGCCGGTAAAAAAGAACGCTATCGCGGATGAATATCTTATTGTCTATCAATCCAGTTATCATGAGGATCCGGAAGTTCTGGGTACCCTTCGAGTCGAATCAGATGAACAAGAAATCTACGATTATCTGCTGACACAGTTTCTACTTACGCTCGCCATCAATGGTTTTAAAACACTCATCGTCTGCATGGTCATAATGCTCGTTATTCACGAGAGCATTAACAAGCGAATATTCTCTATCAGTAAATATCTTCAGAAATATAACCCTAGGCATCCAAGTAAGCCGCTTAATCTACCGTCAGCAAAAGTTATCACCCACGCGTCTGACGAACTCAGCCAACTGGGTAACGAGACCAATAAAATCACCACACGCCTGACGCTCCTATATAACAATATCCGTTATGAACAAGAACGCTTTAGTGATTTTGCTAATGTAGCCTCTGATTGGCTGTGGGAAACCGACAGTAATGACGCCCTAATCTATGCATCTATCGAAATGCGGCATAGTCTAGGCATTGATGAGTTAGCCAAAGTGCATTTTAAGGACCTACCTGTCATGCGCAACGCCAGAACGTTACTCTCAAACATTGAGAAAAAACAGAGCTTTTCATTATGCCAAGAAACTGTCGTCATTAATGGAATGGCCCACTACCTATTATTTCAAGCTATCGCGAACTATAAAAATGGAACATTCATTAGTTTTCGAGGTACAACTATTGATATAACGGTTCTACAACAAGCTCAGATTGAACTCGAAGAACTTAATAATAATTTGGAAAGAAAAGTAAGCGAACGAACACAAGATCTTGAAACCAGCATGTCTCAACTAAAACAGACTCAACAGCAGTTGATTGAATCGGAGAAGCTTGCGGCGCTTGGTGGATTAGTATCAGGTGTTGCCCATGAGGTAAATACTCCTCTAGGGATATCGGTCACGGCAGCCTCTATTATTCGAGAGGGCATTGACGATCTAAACCAAAGTTTCGCTAAGAAAACACTCACAACAACCCAGTTTTCCAACCTAATGAAACGGCTTGGCGATAGCAATTCTATGCTGGAGAGCAATTTGAACCGAGCAGCACAGTTGATTAAAGACTTCAAGCAAACCGCCGTTGATCAAGTTTCGGAAAGTCGAATATCATTCTCTGTTTATCAGGTACTTGTGTCACTGCTCGCCAGTCTACACCCAGAGACAAGAAAAGTTCCCGTTGAACCGCAACTTATAGGTGACACGGAATTAGTCATGAATAGCTTGCCGGGCGTTCTCACTCAAGTGGTATCTAACCTTGTCCTTAATAGCGTCAATCATGCTTTTTCCACTCAAACAACACCGGAAATTTCAATTTCGTTTGTTGAAGACGGGGACGATGTGGTGTTTGAGTACCGAGATAACGGAGCGGGAATCGATAAATCTTTACACCAGAAAATATTTGAACCCTTCTTTACAAGCAAAAGAGGTAAAGGCGGGTCTGGTCTAGGGCTCTATCTTGTATTCAACCTTATACAACATAAAATGAAAGGGAAGCTAACTTTCGATTCAGAACTCGGTCAAGGTGTACACCTGACCTTCAGGCTGCCGCGTCTACTGGATAATACCGTGGACAAAAAGGCTATCGATTCCGATGCTTAAATTGTCCGAATGGGCAGGCATTTAATACCAAATAGAACACATAACTGCCTCGTATTGTGGCTTTAAAGAAGCACAATTCAATAGGCAAAATAAAGGGCGACATTCTGTCACCCTTTATTTATTGCGGTGTTCAATTACACGAATTAGTCGGGGTGTCTTGCTCTAATTTCAATGAAATCATCCCAATGTTCAATCATCAAATCAACCAATTTAGGGTCAAAATGTTTGCCCCGTTGATGAATAATCTCCGCTTTTATATCCTCATTCGACCATGGTTCTTTATAACTACGTTTAGAGCCAAGTGCATCAAACACATCTGCGATAGCCGTTAAACGGCCGTTAATAGGGATATCTTCCGCTTGTAATTTATTTGGGTAACCCGTCCCGTCCCACTTTTCATGGTGGTTTCCTGCAATCTCTTTTGCAACAAGCATCAACTGACGTTTTGAATTACTCAATATCTCAACGCCATAATCAACATGCTTTTGCATAATAGCCCATTCTTCTTTATTGAGTTTGCCTGGTTTATGCAAAATACTATCCGGTATTGCAACTTTACCAACATCATGCAGCGGCGAAGCGTGCTTTAACATTGTGGTATCTTTTTCTGACAAACCATAAAGCAAACCAAGATGTTCACTAATTAACGACACTCTCTGTACATGAGCTCCGGTCTCTTTACTACGAGCTTCCACTGCGTTCGCTAGGTTGTATACCAACTCTTTCGTAGTATCTTGCAGATCCACCATCAAATTGATATTTTCAAACGTTAAACATATATTCTGCATATATAATTCGAGCAACTGCTTATCAAGCTCGGTAAGCTCAGTAATCAAGTTTATATAAAGAATACTTTTTACACCCTGATCGTCCACACTATAAAAAACGTATGCATCAGAGTAATTCTCGGATCGTTCACTATGGATCGCATCTTGACAACGCTGGGCCACAATTTCTGGTAACAATTCTAGAGAATATTTTGGATGAAAATGAACAAATTCCCCAGTAGCCGCCAATGTCAGAGCACGAGTGGCTTCGCCCTCTTCGCTAGGTTGAACGATACAGTAGAATGCGGAGGCATCTAACTTAAGCAGGCCTGTAAGCTGTTCAAGTACACTCGTCGCATAGGTTTTTAAGGTACCCGTACTCTGAACATTTGCAGAGGCCTTAATGACGCGGCTAAGCCCTTGCTTTTGATCTTCAATTAAACAGATATCTCTATAGGCTCTGAGAGAAGAATACAATAAGGTTCTTAGCTTCTGGGTTGTTAATTCTGTTTTTTCTTTATAGTCGTCTATTTCATATTCACGGATCACGACATCTTCCGGTGCCTGTCCTGCTTGTCCGGTTCTTAGTACGAGACGAGTAAGGTGATTCTTACACTCTGAACGAATATAGTGTACGAGCTCTAGTCCCGCATGTTCGGTCTCCATTACAACATCAATCAATGCAATGGCAATATTCTTTTCAGAATCTATTATTTCTCTAGCCTGAGCGCCAGAATACGCTGAAATGAGTTCAAGACCACGATCTTGAAATTCAAATCCACTCAACGCAATTTGAGTGATCTGATGCATCTGTTCATCATCATCGACAAGCAATACACGCCACGGAGTTCTAGGTTTTATAACTTTCTCAGTTGGAACCTTCTCACTATTAGGATCGCGTAGATCAGCGAACAACTCCATTCCCACCCCTTAACATAAAAGTTAGACTCTACTGGTTGATTAGATCGTAAGCATTAAGATAGAACCTATACCTTAGAATGAGCATTTATACTAAAAAATCAAGCACAACGTGACAAACTGACCTAGGAATTTCTCGAATTGAGACATCAATTTTTATCCTGTAGATACAATTAATCTCATTGATGACATATTTCACTACGGGACACTTTAAAGATAAAAAAGTGACTACAAAATAGTAGTCCTTTTATCGAATTTCAGCCAGCAAACTTAATGAATAGGTTTATCTGAATTTTTATTGAATTGACCGAAATGTTTTTCGAGTACTTCAGGGGTTAATTTCCCTTCTTTCTCTAATCTCTTCAGCTCTTCAACCACCGTCTTCTGTTCTTCTAATGTTGGTAGTTTAGTTTCGTCTTCCGTACCCATTTCTAGAGCCATGTTCTCTAGTTCTTTTTCCAAATCACTCATTTTCAAAACCTTACATTACTATGAATTATGTGAAGTCTACCCATTTCCACAACGTGATTCTAGAAAAACTCGTTTAGCTAGATAACGATATGGGGTAGCCTAATATCAAATCCGTTCGTTACCTGTTGATTTGAACCGGAAGTCGCTTGAAATGCATTGCCTAAATAGCATATTGTTTATAACTGCATGGTTGTATCAATACTCCTAGGCTGAGGGATTACATTCTATATTGAACAAAAATCAAGCAATCAATTCGTCGGTTAGGAACTTATTTTCGTTTCAGACGACAAAGCATTAAAAGCAGGAGATATGTCGTAGATGCATTCAGAAACATTTCAAAGACTTCAGAACTATCTTGATTCACAAATAATCGGACAGTCCGAACTCATTCAGCAACTACTCGTTGCCCTACTGGCAGATGGGCATATATTGGTCGAAGGCCCTCCGGGCATTGCCAAGACCCGAGCCGTACAGAAACTCGCAGAATGCATTGAAGGAGATTTTCATCGTATTCAGTTTACCCCAGATCTATTACCTGCGGACTTAACGGGCACCGATATATTTAGACCCGAGACGGGAGAGTTCACGTTTCAAACAGGGCCTATCTTCAACTCATTGATTCTGGCTGACGAAATCAACCGTGCCCCTGCAAAAGTTCAGGCCGCGATGCTAGAAGCCATGGCTGAAAAACAGGTTACTGCGGGCAGAAGAACCTACCCTCTTCCCGAATTATTTTTGGTTATGGCGACCCAAAACCCTATTGAGCAAGAGGGCACCTACCCATTACCAGAGGCGCAGCTTGACCGATTTTTATTACATTTAGATGTTCAATATCCCACAGCAGAAAGTGAACTGGAAATACTCAGACTGAATCGTGGTGAAGCATTAGGAACGGCAGCGATAGACAAAGCACACGTGACGCAAAAAGATATTTTTCAGGCTCGCAAAGAGGTTCTATCCATTCATATGGCAGAAAGTATCGAGCACTATATCGTTCGACTCGTTCTAGCAACTCGTCATCCTGAAAAATATAGCCCTCAATTGGCCGAGTGGTTGGAGATGGGTGTTAGCCCAAGAGCCACTATCGCCTTGGACCGATGCGCAAGAGCGCGTGCGTGGTTAGATGGACGAGACTATGTCACCCCTGAAGATGTTCAGACAATGGCCTTCCCAGTGATGAGACATAGATTACTTTTAAGTTATTCAGCACAAGCTGAAGGTGTCCATCCAAACCAAGTTGTACAACAACTAATATCAATGGTCGGTAGCGCTTGATGAAGGGTATGCACACCGCAAACACTCGGTATTTAATAGAAGCAGAGAATATACTGTGTTTGTAAAACAAAGTATGAGCGAATCATTGCTGCCAGAACACACCAACGGAGTAACCTTGTCGCTTGCCGAGTTGTTACAATACAAAGCGCAAACTGTACGCTGGTTATCTCCAGCCAAGAGCTTATGGTCACAACTCAACGGCCAGCATAACAGTGTGCAAAAAGGTCGTGGGATGAATTTCTCGGAGGTTCGGCAATATCAGCCCGGTGACGACATCCGTTCTATCGATTGGCGCGTCACCGCAAGGACAGGAAAACCACATACCAAGCTATTCCATGAAGAAAGAGAGCAACCTGTCATGCTCTATTTGGATTTTGGAAAGTCGATGCGCTTTGGTTCTAGGTTGATGCTTAAATCTATCCAAATGGCACATATGGCGAGCCTAGTGAGTTGGTTGGCAATAGAACAGAAGGACAGAATTGGTGCCATTCTAGATTCCGGAAGTGAGCTATTTGATATTAAGCCCACGTCGAGAAATAAAGGGCCTCTGCAACTATTTAATCAACTGATTAAAATGCACAACCAAATACTAGACACCGTTGTTGAAAATGAGCCCCC harbors:
- a CDS encoding MarR family transcriptional regulator, yielding MTSGRFTVDEKALELDNQVCFPLYSAANAVIRAYRPLLLEIDLTYSQYLVMMVLWKTNGINVKELGNKLHLDSGTLTPLLKRLEGKGLVSRKRGLDDERVRMLYVTEQGLELRKKALLVPNGMVCKLNMDVEELIELKRLCEKLLSKLND
- a CDS encoding organic hydroperoxide resistance protein, whose product is MTTIYKTKATALAGRNGKVATDDGLLEVNLSYPKEMGGSGTATNPEQLFAAGYSACFSNAILHVARETKVSIDQAPVTAEVGIGPNAEGGFALTVSLAATLDLPQENALEIVRMAHKICPYSNATRGNIDVAVTINGEAI
- a CDS encoding pyrimidine/purine nucleoside phosphorylase; its protein translation is MIKENTYFDGGVKSLGFTQEDGDSSVGVMASGEYTFGTGAPEKMTVVKGALMIKRADEEQWTTFTTGQAFEVVGNASFDVKVEEPTAYLCEYL
- a CDS encoding bifunctional diguanylate cyclase/phosphodiesterase; the encoded protein is MVEIDVPVEARKNWQRVLVSYQNVLGYELVLCTTVKHNVYQPIVYSSESIDYVKYTLEVDAFSKLVLSHNAIYSKPCLIDGFNYSVGVPITWSSMSHFGVLLAFSKDKPIQVEHYDLLKGIVSQIEQDLVNTYRENQREFQVDLTSIVDDQSTPEFQSFIDSFSDHLWVKNLEGVYTHCNREVSKAWGKPVSEIIGKTDLELFDPEIAEKFEIADKEVVVAGKQTVVEECANAVNPQSKTWLETIKAPMLDGQGQTIGIIGMTRNVTNRKAIEDQLLIAATVFENSIEGVIISNRDGMIIYVNKAFCEITGYQELEAIGRNPRFLKSGRHDKSFYREIWKDLFNEGQWKGEIWNRRKNGEIFPELSTISVVYDDKRNICNYVAVFSDISQQKQQENDLQHMAYHDPLTDLPNRTKLTNQIKQEIYHAKRNQELFATIFIDIDHFKHVNDSYGHLVGDEVLCEIASRLKGILREVDTVSRIGGDEFVLLLPAIADLESISIIAPKIMSIFDKPIELDKTDSIRLTGSMGIALYPQDGEDSDLLLSNSDAAMYRAKKTGRNNYAYYTEALTKQSESHLKLQAALHDALDHELFFLVYQPQLDMITGRLIGFESLLRWHDPKLGSVSPDEFIPIAEKTGLIQEIGLRVVKEACKQAIEWRDKGFKFGRIAVNVAGAQLQRSNFAELVISVLKEADLEAKYLELEVTEGFMMSNAENAVKQLETLRAHGIELSMDDFGTGYSSLSYLQKLPLNTLKIDRSFVMNLPENKHDVAITDAIIALGNAMSLNVIAEGVETLEQADFLVQRGCRYAQGYYFSKPLLAKELIPLLEQQNA
- a CDS encoding DUF808 domain-containing protein, translated to MAGASLLTLLDDIASVLDDIAVLSKVAAKKTAGVLGDDLALNAQQVSGVASEREIPVVWAVAKGSFRNKLILVPAALLISVIAPWLITPLLLVGGLYLSYEGAEKVIEKFFHKKQKSEDSAPVSSGVGSLEEYEKQKINGAIRTDFILSAEIIVIALGTVQGQPILTQILVVSTIAVLMTIGVYGLVAGIVKIDDLGFYMQKRKRSRVLVSVGNGLVAGAPKLMHLLTIIGTAAMFLVGGGIVVHSIPVIHHLIEPVLFNLPHISIVESLVPIVFNGLVGLLSGVILVGIVAIAAKIKLK
- a CDS encoding ATP-binding protein, coding for MGKIRKLIGLIENPMRSRIGKRITLIMVLISSMVTLTATTFQLAWDYSREVNEVESRHQEIETIHVPLLAASLWEFDLKLLQQKLEGLINLPRINYLEVRSANELYYAGEPVKKNAIADEYLIVYQSSYHEDPEVLGTLRVESDEQEIYDYLLTQFLLTLAINGFKTLIVCMVIMLVIHESINKRIFSISKYLQKYNPRHPSKPLNLPSAKVITHASDELSQLGNETNKITTRLTLLYNNIRYEQERFSDFANVASDWLWETDSNDALIYASIEMRHSLGIDELAKVHFKDLPVMRNARTLLSNIEKKQSFSLCQETVVINGMAHYLLFQAIANYKNGTFISFRGTTIDITVLQQAQIELEELNNNLERKVSERTQDLETSMSQLKQTQQQLIESEKLAALGGLVSGVAHEVNTPLGISVTAASIIREGIDDLNQSFAKKTLTTTQFSNLMKRLGDSNSMLESNLNRAAQLIKDFKQTAVDQVSESRISFSVYQVLVSLLASLHPETRKVPVEPQLIGDTELVMNSLPGVLTQVVSNLVLNSVNHAFSTQTTPEISISFVEDGDDVVFEYRDNGAGIDKSLHQKIFEPFFTSKRGKGGSGLGLYLVFNLIQHKMKGKLTFDSELGQGVHLTFRLPRLLDNTVDKKAIDSDA
- a CDS encoding DUF3369 domain-containing protein, translated to MELFADLRDPNSEKVPTEKVIKPRTPWRVLLVDDDEQMHQITQIALSGFEFQDRGLELISAYSGAQAREIIDSEKNIAIALIDVVMETEHAGLELVHYIRSECKNHLTRLVLRTGQAGQAPEDVVIREYEIDDYKEKTELTTQKLRTLLYSSLRAYRDICLIEDQKQGLSRVIKASANVQSTGTLKTYATSVLEQLTGLLKLDASAFYCIVQPSEEGEATRALTLAATGEFVHFHPKYSLELLPEIVAQRCQDAIHSERSENYSDAYVFYSVDDQGVKSILYINLITELTELDKQLLELYMQNICLTFENINLMVDLQDTTKELVYNLANAVEARSKETGAHVQRVSLISEHLGLLYGLSEKDTTMLKHASPLHDVGKVAIPDSILHKPGKLNKEEWAIMQKHVDYGVEILSNSKRQLMLVAKEIAGNHHEKWDGTGYPNKLQAEDIPINGRLTAIADVFDALGSKRSYKEPWSNEDIKAEIIHQRGKHFDPKLVDLMIEHWDDFIEIRARHPD
- a CDS encoding restriction endonuclease subunit S; this translates as MSDLEKELENMALEMGTEDETKLPTLEEQKTVVEELKRLEKEGKLTPEVLEKHFGQFNKNSDKPIH
- a CDS encoding MoxR family ATPase, which encodes MHSETFQRLQNYLDSQIIGQSELIQQLLVALLADGHILVEGPPGIAKTRAVQKLAECIEGDFHRIQFTPDLLPADLTGTDIFRPETGEFTFQTGPIFNSLILADEINRAPAKVQAAMLEAMAEKQVTAGRRTYPLPELFLVMATQNPIEQEGTYPLPEAQLDRFLLHLDVQYPTAESELEILRLNRGEALGTAAIDKAHVTQKDIFQARKEVLSIHMAESIEHYIVRLVLATRHPEKYSPQLAEWLEMGVSPRATIALDRCARARAWLDGRDYVTPEDVQTMAFPVMRHRLLLSYSAQAEGVHPNQVVQQLISMVGSA
- a CDS encoding DUF58 domain-containing protein; the encoded protein is MSESLLPEHTNGVTLSLAELLQYKAQTVRWLSPAKSLWSQLNGQHNSVQKGRGMNFSEVRQYQPGDDIRSIDWRVTARTGKPHTKLFHEEREQPVMLYLDFGKSMRFGSRLMLKSIQMAHMASLVSWLAIEQKDRIGAILDSGSELFDIKPTSRNKGPLQLFNQLIKMHNQILDTVVENEPPLSKGLAALHRLCPKGSEIIICSDFTRFDHKADKILLTQLRQHNRVQFIQFYDPLELGQTTFRGTEKVTNGHQTQWLSFSTKQNREKLESAFQSEQRKIASLCRSLAIPYYSISSAEPLISQIAGTNQ